The DNA segment GAGCGGCTCGAGCGGCATTTCAACTTGCAGGTTGCCGCCCTGAACGACGCGCAAGCCGCCGCGTTCGGCGAGTGGCTGTACGGGTCCGGAGGCGCTCGAAGCAGCTTGTTTTTCGTGACGGTGTCTACAGGAGTCGGCGGTGGTCTGGTAGTCGGAAACCAGCCGTGGAGGGGAAGTAGTGGGCTAGCGGGCCACATTGGACACGTGCGCGGCGGAGTTCTCGAGAAGGTAGCCTCGGGAACGGCTCTGGCGAAGAGAGCGGCCGAGGCTGGGCATCCGCTGGATGCGTCGCGTGTGATCGACGCCGCCCAGGTGGGAGAACCATGGGCCCGGGAATTGCTGGACCAGGCGGCGCAAGCTCTCGCAGCCGTACTGGCGGACGTGAAGTTGCTTATAGACCCAGAAGTGGTAGTACTTGGTGGCGGTGTAGGACTGAATCCAGCGTTCCGGGATGTCGTAAACACGACGTTGTCTTCGCATCATGGATCATTGGGGTTGGAAGTGGTCGCGGCGAAGCTCGGGTCGCACGCTGGGCTGGTTGGCGCCGCCGCCCTTGCCGGCAGAAAGCCGGCAGGACTACTACTCAAGG comes from the Trueperaceae bacterium genome and includes:
- a CDS encoding ROK family protein; translation: MTIDTMLAIDIGGTKLAVALVKGAKVLSYSRVATPASDGPEAVLASTVVAGQQLVSEAGVVPAAIGVACAGVVAAGRVRAMSRDLLPGWEDFPLVERLERHFNLQVAALNDAQAAAFGEWLYGSGGARSSLFFVTVSTGVGGGLVVGNQPWRGSSGLAGHIGHVRGGVLEKVASGTALAKRAAEAGHPLDASRVIDAAQVGEPWARELLDQAAQALAAVLADVKLLIDPEVVVLGGGVGLNPAFRDVVNTTLSSHHGSLGLEVVAAKLGSHAGLVGAAALAGRKPAGLLLKGE